A window from Podospora bellae-mahoneyi strain CBS 112042 chromosome 1 map unlocalized CBS112042p_1, whole genome shotgun sequence encodes these proteins:
- the BPH1 gene encoding Beige protein-like 1 (EggNog:ENOG503NWIJ; COG:T; COG:U): MLAVRSRRYRSSTSASTVQTSKAAEVLQRLLRQLSETANSRSADGYPEIEDLLEQIRQIHQHIAAAQPLSQPQDDFRHLNGFQTLLEVLRSFSGFYNIQKRSKDERRGIFDLLHVILATVSAAFRGHPGNRRYFQDRVDGGGWESLEQIIASIGVGGGESDLWTTCQLFGKLLSFALDDQRLDELCRSVASSSTASRPTSAPGTEDEGESPTPIGDNTKESQGQLDSLEAIEARLAQILGPNTVVQNAEIIRTVVGFWESIPRTKGAPPDLASMIVLITLSSVGSASLFNLTALHGTGMLSRLLRLLFSSERILTEAETEKALPLSKSLMYLGVDQLADAQFLLCNRNEDVSEFCLDMTEKNNGPPFIQFDLSLHGHSSVELPNLGRPFPPHSSAGYTFAAWVRVDRFDPHSHTTLFGVFDSTQTCFLLAYLERDTKNFILQTSVTSSRPSVRFKTVSFKEKRWYHIAIVHRRPKALAASKASLYVNGEFAEQIRSAYPNPPPISNTSTESFASFASSSHKTNPVQAFLGTPRDLATQVGPGLVHSKWSLASAQMFEDVLSDDFLAVHYRLGPRYQGNFQDCLGGFQTYEASAALGLRNELFHPGKDENSDILRAIRDKASSIVPEQKVLLSILPRAVFRTDGKFMDSSLFRSLSRNSAGSLFHTTTKTGVPVAINAAVPCINDALIRMNGVSLLVGDPVLTTPYYFDDNFWRLGGFTPVVLKLVERATTPQDLLRSVEMTFHCIEKSWRNSEAMERDNGYAILSMLLRAKLGYGIPASDSVSQSWRLAVTNEARDRLSFQLLSLVLSFVGYKHADPIESFVVNPLAYRILLIDPDTWRKAAPITQELYYKQFVTFAVKSKHHQFNSKRLLRMRIIKRLLDALKAETISEDILPHFMASFESLVKCSFNAEVHRSLALFITYAFHTPAGSLPRTPKPISRAGTPSLSNLRRPVPVETGPSSSNGPSRLLTKKQLGIKFLEMYTRFLCEKTNPADIRKFAKTVTNKWLLYLLAEDDPEIVVHGCKILARLIVSQPTTYTTKFSTRSGGFHIMAHRLKQWWDIATLWPILFSILFGYDVANINFDKSFDFFSLLGIFGNRHVVFPDVLPVIISMLQHGLRDILKYQDDPDSPHGDWETPRSGSEGLAAVQTRPRARSMELGQALEPRKTRLPDKERVSASVGVLQTVVRYLSDMHSRSASFRDFALNSDYVRLLFSALYPIIVSADPVTPDTELNSKDSVLTFEGGDVLIRPVPGSSTTAIPIIRTANAGQMDGSPPSVQGRGTPLRRPSSFILVASQQQQPLSPPIPARLSHVMSPKKRVNTQKISNVVLEGVLELIINVFTDQLLVRKEFPGFGLFLKVPPGFQEHQAYFETYVLRNVITHLKNTIQLEQKTLLEPRILQNMSRLNIHMVEAIFEGWFMNGAETMIDFAGTLLEYLLRPDISSLKSVRLCSSAVATIRACFLKLTLLRLSDMDDPQCQDADAVASMGQLMYWQTVLLNCLQVEDDYMKLLWYQLYNKLVDPREQVRMIAATVWRIMLVQKPEEASVLFRQIMTPDQQHLTRGFRKLTELDDNAFLEWVDQHRPSLDVLFVGGISKTWEEFVGGENQRYNDTGRTRLRNRKEKLKQWHAELRERENVLLRHEMANSAWMKSIYFTEHFKYQRHLQDQQDDNAFLAWTFSKMDRDLRRPGAVFAERQEIKWKLDRTEGRNRMRLRLLPEYPDQHREYRPKRGDTSGLKLNTGLAGSRQSSIGMTPASSTPPIEAGEEEDTAEEGEEVVDGKGLDRQGVTPEDDFELVEDPNDPDGDDNFEDKNRKVMRRLQQGDSVQNVFNISRIIGLDASEGILIVGKEALYLMDSLFQSVDGEIINVWQAPPEERDPFSIIIAGKKADEARQEQSRAGSESRSWKWREVLMLSKRRFLFRDVAIEMFFTDGRSYLLTAINSTMRDEIYARLTAKVPHNSNPSLLPNPEDAWRLEALKFTEEAPQTLGAKFGSIFNSSGWNPLMKRWQKGEISNFHYLMLVNTMAGRTFNDLTQYPVFPWVLADYTSEELDLNNPATFRDLSKPMGAQNPSRAADFNMRYKSLAEIGETPFHYGTHYSSAMIVSSYLIRLPPFVQSYILLQGGTFDHPDRLFFSIEGTWTSSSKDNGSDVRELIPEFFYLPDFLTNVNGYNFGERQGSQGKVDNVILPPWAKGDPKIFIAKHREALESPHVSHHLHKWIDLIFGYKQRGEAAVENLNVFHHLSYKGARDLDDIVDPQERAITTGIIHNFGQTPHQVFTRPHPAREYDRCPIKRLDTSISALTKLPYPLLESHERVSSLIYVKKYDRLLCASPFRINLPPFYDKFVEWGYADNSVRFFFSDNRRLAGLHENLHIGQISTLTFADSKTLITAGEDCVVSVYNVQTSPGKPVELQQRSSLFGHKTPVTNIAVAKAFSTIVTVSQDGVAFLWDLNRLEFIRRLPMPMRGVGQQVECVAVNDTTGDIMVCVGQSVVLFTVNGEVILDQNVCGGGGGSEGEVTDDYVHSCVFYEGSGGNEWLENQLVFTGHKRGRVNIWRKTVSKEGRWVLEWMRRLDHVNQGKMTSERGENVEAAVTCIAPMERLVYTGDDDGRVYEWNLVQQDR, from the exons ATGCTTGCCGTGCGCTCTCGACGTTATCGATCGTCGACTTCGGCTTCGACCGTCCAAACATCGAAAGCCGCCGAGGTCCTCCAGCGTCTGCTTCGACAACTCTCCGAAACAGCAAACTCCCGCTCTGCAGATGGGTACCCCGAAATCGAGGATCTGCTTGAGCAGATCCGCCAGATACACCAGCACATTGCTGCCGCGCAACCGCTTTCCCAACCTCAAGACGACTTTCGACACTTGAACGGCTTCCAGACCCTCCTCGAAGTTTTGCGATCGTTCTCGGGCTTTTATAACATacaaaaaagaagcaaagacGAGAGGAGGGGAATATTTGATTTGCTTCACGTCATTCTGGCGACTGTCTCTGCCGCATTCAGGGGCCATCCGGGAAACAGGAGGTACTTTCAAGATAGAGTCGAtggcggaggatgggagtCTCTGGAACAAATAATTGCCAGCAttggtgtgggaggtggagaatCAGACTTGTGGACAACCTGTCAATTGTTTGGGAAGCTGCTATCGTTCGCCCTGGACGACCAGCGGCTCGATGAGCTCTGTCGTTCTGTGGCTTCGTCCTCGACGGCATCTCGGCCAACATCCGCCCCTGGGACggaggatgaaggagagTCACCGACACCGATTGGGGACAATACAAAAGAGAGCCAGGGCCAGCTTGACAGTTTAGAAGCTATCGAGGCCAGGCTTGCACAGATTCTAGGGCCCAACACGGTGGTTCAGAATGCCGAGATTATACGGACGGTCGTGGGCTTTTGGGAATCAATACCGCGAACCAAAGGGGCACCGCCAGATTTGGCTTCGATGATCGTCTTGATAACGCTGTCGTCTGTTGGTTCGGCCTCTCTTTTCAACCTCACGGCATTACATGGAACCGGCATGCTCTCCAGACTATTGCGACTGCTGTTCTCTAGTGAGCGCATTCTTACCGAGGCCGAGACAGAAAAGGCGTTGCCCCTGAGCAAATCGCTCATGTACCTTGGGGTAGACCAGCTAGCTGATGCGCAGTTTTTACTCTGCAATCGGAACGAGGATGTCTCTGAATTTTGTCTCGACATGACTGAAAAGAACAACGGGCCACCTTTCATTCAGTTTGACCTGTCACTTCACGGTCATTCTTCCGTTGAACTGCCCAACCTCGGGCGACCTTTTCCACCCCATTCGTCAGCCGGATACACTTTTGCTGCCTGGGTCCGTGTCGACAGATTCGATCCCCATTCGCACACCACGCTCTTTGGAGTATTCGACTCTACGCAGACCTGCTTTCTGCTGGCTTACCTCGAGAGGGACACCAAAAACTTCATTCTGCAAACATCTGTTACCTCGTCCCGTCCCAGTGTTCGGTTCAAGACGGTTTCTTTCAAGGAGAAGCGGTGGTATCACATCGCCATCGTGCACCGCCGGCCCAAGGCACTCGCTGCAAGCAAGGCCAGCCTCTATGTCAACGGGGAATTTGCAGAGCAGATACGGTCGGCATATCCAAATCCAcctcccatctccaacacGAGCACTGAGAGCTTTGCTTCGTTTGCGTCAAGCAGTCACAAAACAAATCCAGTACAGGCATTCTTGGGCACACCCCGTGATCTTGCGACCCAGGTTGGCCCTGGTCTTGTGCATTCGAAATGGTCCCTTGCCTCTGCTCAAATGTTTGAGGATGTCCTGAGCGATGATTTTCTTGCGGTGCATTACCGACTTGGACCACGGTATCAGGGTAACTTTCAAGACTGCCTTGGAGGGTTTCAGACGTATGAGGCCTCCGCCGCTCTTGGACTCCGTAACGAGCTGTTCCATCCCGGCAAGGATGAGAACTCGGATATCCTCAGAGCTATCAGAGATAAGGCTAGCTCCATTGTTCCCGAACAGAAAGTATTGCTCAGCATTCTCCCTAGGGCGGTGTTCCGTACCGATGGCAAGTTCATGGACTCGTCGCTCTTTCGTTCACTGTCGAGGAACTCGGCCGGCAGTTTGTTCCATACTACCACTAAGACGGGAGTCCCTGTTGCGATCAACGCTGCTGTTCCGTGTATCAATGATGCACTAATCAGAATGAACGGAGTATCGCTTCTCGTTGGCGACCCAGTCTTGACCACGCCGTATTACTTTGATGACAATTTCTGGCGACTTGGTGGCTTCACACCTGTAGTGCTGAAGCTGGTTGAGCGCGCCACAACCCCTCAGGACCTCCTCCGGTCTGTCGAGATGACCTTTCATTGTATCGAAAAGAGCTGGCGAAACAGTGAGGCCATGGAGAGGGACAATGGATATGCTATCTTGAGCATGCTTCTGCGGGCCAAGCTCGGATACGGAATTCCGGCTTCAGACAGTGTCTCACAGTCGTGGCGGCTTGCCGTCACGAACGAGGCAAGAGACAGGCtcagcttccagctcttgAGCTTGGTCCTCAGCTTCGTGGGTTACAAACATGCGGACCCCATCGAATCATTTGTCGTGAACCCTCTCGCTTATCGTATTCTGCTCATCGACCCCGATACCTGGCGCAAGGCGGCCCCGATCACCCAAGAACTCTATTACAAGCAGTTTGTGACCTTTGCCGTGAAAAGCAAGCACCACCAATTCAACAGCAAGCGGCTTCTCAGAATGC GCATCATCAAGAGGCTGCTGGATGCTCTCAAGGCCGAGACCATCTCGGAAGACATCCTGCCTCATTTCATGGCCTCGTTTGAGAGTCTGGTCAAATGCAGTTTTAATGCAGAGGTTCACCGTTCTCTTGCCCTTTTCATCACCTACGCCTTCCATACCCCTGCTGGCTCCCTGCCCCGTACTCCCAAACCTATATCCAGAGCAGGGACCCCTTCCCTGAGCAACTTGAGAAGACCAGTCCCGGTTGAGACGGgaccttcctcctcaaacggCCCCTCAAGATTACTTACAAAGAAACAATTAGGCATCAAGTTCCTAGAGATGTACACACGGTTTCTCTGCGAGAAAACCAACCCGGCTGACATCCGCAAATTCGCCAAGACAGTAACAAATAAG TGGCTCCTCTACCTGCTTGCGGAGGACGATCCAGAAATCGTCGTCCACGGATGCAAGATTCTCGCCCGCCTCATAGTGTCGCAGCCGACAACGTACACCACCAAATTCTCTACTAGGTCTGGAGGGTTTCACATCATGGCTCACCGCTTGAAGCAGTGGTGGGACATTGCTACTCTCTGGCCGATCCTGTTCAGTATCCTGTTTGGGTACGACGTTGCGAATATCAACTTTGACAAGTCGTTTGACTTTTTCAGTCTCTTGGGGATATTTGGGAATCGACATGTGGTTTTCCCCGATGTGCTGCCGGTTATCATCTCGATGCTGCAACACGGACTGAGGGATATTCTCAAGTATCAGGATGATCCGGACTCTCCGCATGGAGACTGGGAGACGCCCAGGAGTGGTTCGGAAGGTCTTGCTGCCGTCCAGACGCGTCCAAGGGCTCGGTCTATGGAACTGGGCCAGGCTTTGGAGCCGCGGA AAACACGCCTGCCTGACAAAGAGAGGGTCTCGGCTAGTGTTGGAGTTCTTCAAACCGTTGTCCGCTATTTGTCAGACATGCACAGTCGGTCGGCCAGCTTCAGAGATTTTGCCCTCAACTCTGACTACGTTCGCCTCCTTTTCTCGGCATTGTACCCCATCATCGTCAGCGCCGATCCCGTTACCCCCGATACTGAGCTCAACTCCAAGGACTCGGTCCTCACATTTGAGGGAGGCGACGTGCTTATCAGGCCGGTTCCCGGCTCTTCGACTACGGCCATTCCAATCATTCGAACCGCAAACGCAGGACAAATGGACGGGTCACCGCCATCTGTACAGGGTCGCGGTACTCCTCTGCGGCGACCTTCCTCGTTCATATTGGTGGCatcacaacagcagcagccactctccccacccatccccgCTCGTCTCAGCCATGTCATGTCGCCAAAGAAGCGAGTAAATACGCAGAAAATCAGCAACGTGGTACTCGAGGGAGTGCTggagctcatcatcaacgtCTTCACTGATCAGCTGCTCGTCCGAAAGGAATTTCCTGGTTTTGGTCTCTTCTTGAAGGTTCCTCCCGGCTTTCAGGAACATCAGGCCTACTTTGAGACGTATGTTCTTCGTAATGTCATCACCCACCTGAAAAACACCATTCAGCTCGAGCAAAAGACCCTTCTCGAGCCGAGGATTCTGCAGAACATGTCTCGGTTGAACATCCACATGGTGGAAGCGATCTTTGAGGGGTGGTTCATGAATGGAGCAGAGACGATGATTGACTTTGCCGGGACTTTGCTGGAGTACCTGCTGCGACCTGACATCTCGTCTTTGAAGAGCGTCCGTCTTTGCAGCTCGGCGGTGGCAACGATCAGGGCATGCTTCTTGAAGCTGACGCTTTTGCGGCTGTCGGACATGGATGATCCGCAGTGCCAGGATGCGGATGCTGTTGCTAGTATGGGGCAGCTGATGTACTGGCAGACTGTGCTGCTCAACTGTTTgcaggtggaggatgattaCATGAAGCTGTTGTGGTATCAACTTTACAACAAGCTGGTTGATCCGAGAGAGCAAGTTCGGATGATCGCTGCGACGGTGTGGCGGATTATGCTGGTGCAAAAGCCGGAGGAGGCCTCGGTTTTGTTCAGGCAGATCATGACGCCTGATCAGCAGCATCTGACGAGGGGATTCAGAAAACTGACTGAGCTGGATGACAATGCTTTTTTGGAATGGGTTGATCAGCATCGGCCTTCGTTGGATGTGTTGTTTGTCGGGGGGATTTCCAAGACgtgggaggagtttgttggtggggagAATCAGCGGTACAATGACActgggaggacgaggttgaggaaccggaaggagaagttgaagCAGTGGCATGCtgagttgagggagagggagaacGTGCTGCTGAGGCATGAGATGGCGAACAGCGCGTGGATGAAGAGTATTTACTTCACTGAGCACTTCAAGTACCAGAGGCACTTGCAAGACCAACAAGATGACAACGCGTTCTTGGCGTGGACGTTTAGCAAGATGGACAGGGACTTGAGGAGGCCGGGAGCGGTGTTTGCGGAGAGGCAGGAGATTAAGTGGAAGCTGGATCGGACGGAGGGGAGGAacaggatgaggttgaggttgttgcccGAGTATCCTGATCAGCATAGGGAGTATAGGCCGAAGAGGGGGGATACTTCGGGTCTGAAGCTGAATAcggggttggcggggagTCGACAGTCGAGCATTGGGATGACGCCGGCTAGTTCGACGCCGCCGatcgaggctggggaggaggaggatactgctgaggaaggggaggaggtggtggatgggaaggggttggatcGGCAGGGGGTGACGCCGGAGGATGACTttgagctggtggaggatcCGAATGATCCGGATGGGGATGATAATTTTGAGGACAAGAACAggaaggtgatgaggaggttgcagCAGGGGGATTCGGTGCAGAATGTCTTCAACATTTCCAGGATCATTGGGCTGGATGCCTCGGAGGGGATCTTGATTGTTGGGAAGGAGGCGCTGTATCTCATGGACAGCTTGTTTCAAAGTGTCGATGGCGAGATCATCAACGTATGGCAAGCACCGCCGGAGGAGCGAGATCCGttttccatcatcattgctggcaagaaggcggATGAGGCGCGCCAGGAGCAGAGCCGTGCTGGTTCGGAATCGCGCAGCTGGAAGTGGCGGGAAGTTCTGATGCTGTCCAAGAGACGGTTCCTCTTCCGGGATGTGGCCATCGAAATGTTCTTCACTGATGGCCGCAGTTATCTGCTTACGGCTATCAACTCGACGATGAGAGACGAGATTTATGCCAGGCTTACCGCCAAGGTGCCGCATAATAGCAACCCGAGTTTGTTGCCGAATCCGGAGGATGCCTGGAGATTGGAGGCTCTCAAGTTCACCGAGGAGGCACCACAGACGCTGGGGGCCAAGTTTGGCAGCATTTTCAACTCGTCGGGGTGGAACCCGCTGATGAAGAGGTGGCAGAAGGGAGAGATATCCAACTTTCACTATCTGATGCTGGTCAACACCATGGCGGGCAGAACGTTCAACGATCTGACGCAATATCCGGTTTTCCCGTGGGTGTTGGCGGATTATACGAGTGAGGAGCTGGACTTGAATAATCCGGCGACGTTCAGGGATTTGTCCAAGCCGATGGGCGCGCAGAATCCTAGTCGGGCGGCGGATTTCAACATGAGGTACAAGAGCCTGGCCGAGATTGGGGAGACGCCGTTTCATTATGGGACGCATTACTCGTCTGCGATGATCGTGTCGTCGTATTTGATTCGGTTGCCGCCGTTTGTGCAGTCCTACATACTGCTGCAGGGTGGGACGTTTGATCACCCTGATCGGTTGTTTTTCTCCATCGAGGGGACTTGGACGTCGTCGTCGAAGGATAATGGGTCGGACGTGAGGGAGTTGATTCCTGAGTTCTTTTACCTTCCGGACTTTTTGACGAATGTCAATGGTTACAACTTTGGTGAACGCCAAGGTAGCCAGGGGAAGGTGGACAATGTCATCCTGCCCCCTTGGGCCAAGGGCGATCCCAAGATCTTCATCGCCAAACACCGTGAGGCTCTTGAGTCTCCCCATGTGagccatcacctccacaAATGGATCGATCTCATCTTTGGGTACAAGCAGCGCGGAGAAGCCGCGGTGGAAAACTTGAATGTCTTCCACCATCTCTCTTACAAGGGCGCCAGAGATTTGGATGACATTGTCGACCCTCAGGAACGTGCCATTACCACGGGCATCATTCACAACTTTGGCCAGACCCCCCACCAAGTCTTTACTCGGCCACACCCCGCCAGGGAATACGACCGCTGCCCGATCAAGCGGTTGGacacctccatctccgccctGACTAAACTCCCCTACCCGCTGCTGGAAAGCCACGAACGGGTATCGTCATTGATTTACGTCAAGAAATACGACCGGCTGCTTTGCGCCTCCCCGTTCAggatcaacctccccccgtTCTACGACAAGTTTGTCGAATGGGGTTATGCGGATAACTCGGTCAGGTTCTTCTTTAGCGACAACCGCCGTTTGGCGGGGCTGCACGAGAATCTGCACATAGGGCAGATATCTACCCTCACATTTGCAGACAGCAAAACGCTGATCACGGCCGGGGAGGACTGTGTCGTTTCTGTCTACAATGTGCAGACATCCCCCGGAAAACCGGTGGAACTGCAGCAGAGGTCGAGCTTATTCGGGCACAAGACTCCGGTCACCAACATCGCGGTGGCGAAGGCGTTTTCGACGATTGTGACGGTATCGCAGGATGGGGTTGCGTTTCTTTGGGATCTGAACAGGTTGGAGTTCATCAGACGgttgccgatgccgatgaggggggtgggacaGCAGGTCGAGTGTGTGGCTGTGAATGACACGACGGGGGACATTATGGTTTGTGTTGGCCAGAGCGTGGTGTTGTTTACGGTGAATGGGGAGGTGATTTTGGATCAGAATgtatgtggtggtggtggtgggagcgagggggaggtgacggaTGATTACGTGCATAGCTGTGTGTTTTATGAGGGGTCGGGCGGGAATGAGTGGTTGGAGAATCAGTTGGTTTTTACGGGGCataagagggggagggtgaatATTTGGAGGAAGACGGTTAgcaaggaggggaggtgggtgctggaatggatgaggaggttggatcATGTGAATCaggggaagatgacgagtgagaggggggagaatgTGGAGGCGGCGGTTACGTGTATTGCACctatggagaggttggtgtatacgggcgatgatgatgggagggtg TATGAATGGAATCTGGTCCAACAAGACAGGTGA
- the ISY1 gene encoding NineTeen Complex (NTC) component (BUSCO:EOG09264IOS; COG:A; EggNog:ENOG503NWY7) — protein MARNSEKAQSMLFRFREAQAADLGIIDAGRTRRPRAITEQTSIPACEKWRGQVLKEISRKVSRIQDISLSDYQIRDLNDEINKLMREKHMWEIQIKNLGGPNYMRGGGKVYDEAGREIQGGGKGYRYFGRAKELPGVKELFEVATKKREEDEKPLEERTDLNRRNVDAGYYGYAPGEEDELLLEYEKLKEKEAFEALRKAGNKEAPPGWEPLPGDIGDGRVWELPTLDEVQQELIDRRRARLLDQLQ, from the exons ATG gCGCGCAACTCCGAAAAAGCCCAGTCCATGCTCTTCCGCTTCCGCGAAGCCCAAGCCGCCGACCTCGGAATTATCGACGCAGGCCGAACCCGCCGTCCCCGCGCCATCACCGAGCAAACATCCATCCCCGCCTGCGAGAAATGGCGTGGCCAGGTCCTCAAAGAAATCTCCCGCAAGGTCTCCCGAATCCAAGACATCTCTCTCTCCGACTACCAAATCCGCGACCTGAACGATGAGATCAACAAGCTCATGCGGGAGAAACACATGTGGGAGATCCAAATCAAGAATCTGGGCGGGCCGAATTACatgaggggtggggggaaggTGTATGATGAGGCTGGGAGGGAGATTCAaggtggtgggaaggggtatAGGTATTTTGGACGGGCGAAGGAGCTGCCGGGGGTGAAAGAGCTGTTTGAGGTGgcgacgaagaagagggaggaggatgagaagccgttggaggagaggacgGATTTGAATAGGAGGAACGTGGATGCGGGGTATTATGGTTATGCgcctggggaggaggatgagctgtTGCTGGAGTATGAGAaactcaaggagaaggaggcgttTGAGGCGCTGAGGAAGGCGGGGAACAAAGAGGCACCGCCGGGGTGGGAGCCATTGCCGGGTGATattggggatgggagagtGTGGGAGTTGCCGACGTTGGATGAGGTGCAGCAGGAGCTGATTgacaggaggagggcgaggttgttggatcAATTACAGTAA
- the WBP1 gene encoding oligosaccharyl transferase glycoprotein complex, beta subunit (COG:G; EggNog:ENOG503NWIM) translates to MLRSTSPLLSLFAFLLCWGAALVSAVSTSGNRLLAVFDEVGEKENYSKFLGDLEGRGFQITYETPKSESLVLFHLGERAYDHVIFFPIKTKGLGPNLTPQILVNFLNAKGNILHTLSSETTTPNTLVSLLAELDITLPTERTGLVVDHFSYDTLSAAETHDVLVLPPPVPVRSDISPLFSTGAPKDALLAFPHGVGAVLGPREHLTPILRAPKTAYSYNPKEQADVLDVADLFAAGQQLSLVTAFQAINSARFVLLGSAEMLQDKWFVTEIAAPGGKSVKTFNREFAKRVSAWAFQESGVLRVNWIEHHLNEVAAVNESNPHIYRVKNDVTYTISLSEYAYDKWTSFSLPANDVLQLEFSMLSPFHRLPLTLDETHSTPEASAYTVSFKLPDQHGIFNFKVNYKRPFFTNVEEKNTVSVRHMAHDEWPRSFVISGAWPWIAGIGATVSGWVVFVALWMYSAPTDKKVGSKKIN, encoded by the exons ATGTTACGGTCAACATCGCCGCTCCTTTCGTTATTTGCTTTCCTGCTATGCTGGGGGGCTGCGCTTGTATCGGCTGTTAGCACCTCCGGCAACAGGTTGCTGGCTGTGTTTGATGAAGTgggcgagaaggagaatTATAGCAAGTTTTTGGGCGATTTAGAGG GCAGAGGATTCCAAATCACATATGAGACCCCCAAGAGCGAgtccctcgtcctcttccacctcggcGAACGAGCTTACGATCatgtcatcttcttcccGATCAAGACAAAGG GACTCGGCCCCAACCTGACGCCCCAAATTCTCGTCAACTTCCTCAACGCCAAGGGCAACATCCTccacaccctctcctccgagactacaacccccaacaccctcgtctccctcctcgccgagctcgacatcaccctccccaccgaaCGCACCGGCCTCGTGGTCGACCACTTCTCCTACGATACCCTTTCCGCCGCCGAAACCCACGATgttctcgtcctccccccacccgtCCCAGTGCGCAGTGatatctcccccctcttctccaccgGCGCCCCCAAAgacgccctcctcgccttcccccACGGCGTTGGCGCTGTCCTTGGCCCCCGCGAGCATCTgacccccatcctccgcgCCCCCAAGACCGCCTACTCCTACAACCCCAAGGAGCAAGCCGACGTCCTCGATGTCGCCGACCTCTTTGCCGCCGGCCAGCAGCTCTCCCTGGTCACCGCTTTCCAAGCGATCAACTCTGCCCGTTTTGTCCTTCTCGGTTCTGCCGAAATGCTCCAAGACAAGTGGTTCGTCACCGAGATCGCCGCCCCAGGTGGTAAATCCGTCAAGACCTTCAACCGCGAGTTCGCCAAGCGGGTCTCCGCCTGGGCGTTCCAGGAGTCGGGTGTTTTGAGAGTGAACTGGATCGAGCACCACCTCAACGAGGTGGCTGCTGTTAACGAGTCAAACCCCCATATCTACAGGGTAAAGAATGATGTT ACCtacaccatctccctctcggAATACGCCTACGACAAGTGgacctccttctctctccccgccaacgacgtcctccagctcgagTTCTCCATgctctcccccttccaccgcTTGCCTCTGACCCTCGACGAGACCCATTCCACCCCCGAAGCCTCGGCTTACACTGTCTCGTTCAAACTCCCCGATCAGCACGGCATCTTCAACTTCAAGGTCAATTACAAGcgccccttcttcaccaacgtcgaggagaagaacaCTGTGTCTGTCAGACACATGGCCCACGACGAGTGGCCCCGCAGCTTTGTCATTAGCGGTGCCTGGCCTTGGATTGCGGGCATCGGCGCGACGGTGAGCggatgggtggtgtttgttgctTTGTGGATGTACAGTGCCCCTACGGATAAGAAGGTGGGGAGCAAAAAGATCAACTAG
- the N19M gene encoding n19m, NADH-ubiquinone oxidoreductase 9.5 kDa subunit (EggNog:ENOG503P6WN; COG:C), whose amino-acid sequence MSGATPRFWATPLKYCRWAARERPSLFWSCVIAGFGPLHLIVVPPVRRALGDYDAPQIPMTYPVPTTPRKKLTGYGDETE is encoded by the exons atgTCCGGCGCAACCCCCCGCTTCTGggccacccccctcaaatACTGCCGCTGGGCCGCCCGCGAGCGCCCTTCCCTCTTCTGGTCCTGCGTCATCGCCGGCTTCGGCCCTCTGcacctcatcgtcgtccctCCCGTCCGCCGCGCCCTGGGCGACTATGACGCGCCTCAGATCCCCATGACTTATCCCG TGCCAACTacgccgaggaagaagttgaCGGGATACGGAGACGAGACGGAGTAA